From Helicoverpa armigera isolate CAAS_96S chromosome 17, ASM3070526v1, whole genome shotgun sequence, one genomic window encodes:
- the LOC135118038 gene encoding uncharacterized protein LOC135118038, whose protein sequence is MPKRSAQSKIDHYTRKIRKIEEKERKRRRIIPLQISSSEDEGNEHSDVAQVVEMETNMDSISVPPDIIPQDGELEFKDTLDDTAAESCPRENSTGFVEPELDPDLLSALGESTSDLPDYGESIHSNLSQLWQPLLKKGMPKENKDKLLKEYLVPDNCRLLQAPKLNAEISAAVPDMVRNRDKTLIASQQQLGAGITAINRGMDVLLKNDNKVQAMKHFSNGCRLLCDSRPPSAGNRRPNSASTQPTHRPATQDKSRAPAASHR, encoded by the exons ATGCCGAAAAGAAGTGCGCAATCAAAAATTGATCACTACACTAGAAAAATTCGAAAAATTGAGGAAAAAGAACGAAAAAGACGGAGAATAATACCGTTacaaatatcatcatcagaagATGAAG GTAACGAACACTCGGATGTGGCTCAAGTAGTCGAGATGGAAACCAACATGGATTCAATATCCGTGCCACCGGACATTATACCACAAGATGGAGAATTGGAATTTAAAGATACCCTCGACGATACTGCGGCGGAATCCTGCCCTCGAGAAAACTCCACTGGGTTCGTAGAACCCGAATTAGATCCGGATTTATTGTCGGCATTAGGTGAATCCACGTCCGACTTGCCTGATTATGGCGAAAGCATCCACTCCAATTTATCGCAATTATGGCAACCTTTGCTAAAGAAAGGAATGCCAAAAGAGAATAAAGACAAGCTATTGAAAGAGTACCTTGTACCAGATAACTGTAGGCTCTTGCAAGCACCAAAACTAAATGCTGAAATTTCAGCAGCAGTACCGGATATGGTTCGAAACCGTGATAAGACACTTATCGCGTCTCAACAACAGCTAGGTGCCGGCATCACTGCCATCAATAGAGGCATGGATGTACTCTTGAAGAACGACAACAAGGTCCAGGCTATGAAACATTTCAGCAATGGTTGCCGGTTATTGTGCGACTCAAGGCCGCCATCGGCAGGGAATCGCCGCCCGAACTCAGCGTCTACGCAACCAACACACCGTCCGGCGACCCAAGACAAATCTCGAGCCCCAGCTGCGAGTCACCGTTAA